In Paenibacillus thermoaerophilus, the following proteins share a genomic window:
- a CDS encoding methyltransferase domain-containing protein produces the protein MRKPGAEPWVHLPQMPLTEEMRRPGDPAASYLADIDVYVCGDCGVSQTVGSLEMGDYYADYGYTVGSSRLASRFMERLAAALRRRYGLADGFKTIEIGSGDGTQLACFKRHGADVYGVEPSAVLCRESRTRGVPVLEALFGPGTVDRLPEPFREADVLLMTYTFDHLPDPADALAAARRTLHPRRGLLVLEVHDLEQIVRRREYCLFEHEHYTYWTAATLKAALARSGFRLLTAKLLPERDRRGNSLLVVASPFSAGYQPEDDADGEPPAIDYAAFQQEMRRGIDALDAFVETEAAAGRRIAGYGAGGRGVMTMAAMRSAGRLAYVCDANPGLHGRIAPKSGVPVAGVDRLATDPVDTLLVFSYGYMEEIAETVARLPNAPGRIVSMLDVLK, from the coding sequence ATGCGGAAGCCCGGCGCTGAGCCGTGGGTCCACCTGCCGCAAATGCCGCTCACCGAGGAAATGAGGCGGCCCGGCGATCCCGCCGCCTCGTATCTGGCGGACATCGATGTATACGTCTGCGGGGACTGCGGCGTCTCCCAGACGGTCGGCAGCCTGGAGATGGGCGATTATTACGCCGATTACGGATACACGGTCGGCTCCTCGCGGCTGGCCTCCCGCTTCATGGAGCGGCTGGCGGCCGCGCTTCGCCGCCGCTACGGGTTGGCGGACGGCTTTAAGACGATCGAGATCGGCTCCGGCGACGGGACCCAGCTCGCTTGCTTCAAGCGCCACGGCGCCGACGTGTACGGAGTCGAGCCGTCCGCCGTCTTGTGCCGCGAAAGCCGGACGCGCGGCGTGCCCGTGCTGGAGGCGCTGTTCGGCCCCGGCACGGTCGACCGGCTCCCCGAGCCGTTCCGCGAAGCCGATGTGCTGCTCATGACCTACACATTCGACCATCTGCCGGACCCGGCCGACGCGCTGGCCGCCGCCCGCCGGACGCTGCATCCGCGGAGAGGGCTGCTCGTGCTGGAGGTGCACGATCTGGAGCAGATCGTGCGCCGGCGCGAATACTGCCTGTTCGAGCACGAGCATTACACGTACTGGACGGCGGCGACGCTGAAGGCCGCTCTCGCCCGCAGCGGCTTCCGGCTGCTGACCGCGAAGCTGCTGCCGGAGCGGGACCGGCGCGGCAACTCGCTGCTTGTCGTCGCCTCGCCATTCAGCGCCGGCTACCAGCCGGAGGACGATGCGGACGGCGAGCCGCCGGCCATCGATTACGCCGCGTTCCAGCAAGAGATGCGGCGGGGAATCGACGCGCTGGATGCGTTCGTCGAGACGGAGGCTGCGGCCGGGCGGCGAATCGCCGGCTACGGCGCCGGCGGGCGCGGGGTGATGACGATGGCCGCGATGCGGAGCGCCGGGCGGCTCGCGTACGTATGCGACGCCAACCCGGGGCTGCACGGCCGGATTGCGCCGAAATCCGGCGTTCCCGTCGCGGGCGTCGATCGGCTGGCGACCGATCCGGTCGATACGCTGCTGGTGTTCAGCTACGGCTATATGGAAGAGATCGCCGAGACGGTAGCCCGGCTGCCGAACGCGCCCGGACGAATCGTCTCCATGCTTGATGTGTTGAAGTGA
- a CDS encoding NAD-dependent epimerase/dehydratase family protein encodes MDGNTVNRGAKGLAAEAAVDEALKTASESPRHGSPHEEAALPAAIVTGATGFIGAALCRALLARGWRVYALVRPRTDRRSRLPDHPQLRCFHGCLEDPEPWTSELRRLAGEGERFAAFFHLAWHGVGGQARNDCSQLANIAWTVQTVGIAAKLGCRLWIGAGSQAEYGRLEGRADESHPEAPTTLYGRAKLEAGRQALAAAAAAELTACWVRVFSVYGPDDDEGWFIPGLAAQLLEGDTPRMTPGLQRWDYLYVDDAASAFAALAEAPDPPSGVYNLGSGESRTIRDIAALVRDAAAPGAELRFGALPYRRDQVMHLEADTAKLAATAGWQPRVPLAEGIARTVRAERQRLERKKRLSIKRSIVTMAYRSGSSHVGTALSCADILYALYFRVMRIDPGRPDAPERDKLVLSKAHGSTALYATLAERGYFPREWLDEYAVDGGRLPGHLDRESAPGIDASAGSLGHGLPVAVGLALADRLAGRDSRTFAVLGDGECNEGSVWEAAMMASALRLGGLTAVVDCNGWQGFGRTEELQPFDRLRERWSSFGWETAVADGHDIGALAETLAAPSSTGAPKAVLARTVKGYGVDFMADTLEWHYRSPNGEQWREALRQLGGDAK; translated from the coding sequence ATGGACGGGAACACGGTTAATCGAGGAGCCAAAGGGCTTGCGGCGGAAGCCGCCGTCGATGAGGCGTTGAAGACCGCATCCGAATCGCCGCGGCACGGCAGCCCGCACGAAGAAGCCGCGCTTCCGGCCGCAATCGTCACCGGCGCGACCGGATTCATCGGGGCGGCGTTATGCCGGGCGCTGCTTGCGCGGGGATGGCGCGTCTATGCGCTGGTTCGCCCGCGGACGGACCGGCGCTCGCGGCTGCCCGACCATCCGCAGCTCCGATGTTTCCATGGCTGCCTGGAAGACCCGGAGCCGTGGACGTCCGAGCTGCGGCGGCTGGCGGGCGAGGGCGAACGGTTCGCCGCGTTCTTCCACTTGGCCTGGCACGGCGTCGGCGGACAGGCGCGCAACGACTGCAGCCAGTTGGCCAATATCGCTTGGACGGTTCAGACGGTCGGCATCGCGGCCAAGCTCGGCTGCCGTCTCTGGATCGGAGCGGGCTCTCAGGCCGAATACGGCCGGCTTGAAGGCCGCGCCGACGAATCGCACCCCGAAGCGCCGACGACCCTGTACGGCCGGGCCAAGCTGGAAGCCGGCAGACAAGCGCTGGCCGCAGCCGCAGCCGCCGAGCTGACCGCCTGCTGGGTCCGCGTCTTCAGCGTCTACGGCCCGGATGACGATGAGGGCTGGTTCATTCCGGGGCTGGCCGCGCAATTGCTGGAGGGAGATACGCCCCGGATGACGCCGGGCTTGCAGCGCTGGGATTATCTGTACGTCGACGATGCGGCTTCGGCTTTCGCCGCGTTGGCGGAGGCCCCCGATCCGCCGTCCGGCGTCTACAACCTCGGCTCCGGCGAGAGCCGGACGATCCGCGACATCGCCGCCCTCGTCCGCGACGCCGCTGCTCCGGGTGCGGAGCTGCGGTTCGGCGCGCTGCCGTACCGCCGCGACCAGGTCATGCACCTCGAAGCCGACACGGCGAAGCTCGCCGCGACGGCCGGCTGGCAGCCCCGCGTTCCGCTGGCCGAAGGCATCGCCCGGACCGTGCGGGCGGAGCGGCAGCGCCTGGAGCGGAAGAAGCGCCTGTCCATCAAACGGTCGATCGTTACGATGGCGTACCGGTCCGGCTCCTCCCACGTCGGCACGGCGTTGTCTTGTGCGGATATCTTGTACGCCCTGTACTTCCGGGTCATGCGCATCGACCCTGGACGCCCGGACGCGCCGGAACGCGACAAGCTCGTGCTCAGCAAGGCGCACGGCAGCACGGCGCTGTATGCGACACTGGCCGAGCGCGGCTACTTCCCGCGCGAATGGCTGGACGAATACGCCGTCGACGGGGGACGGCTGCCCGGCCATCTCGACCGGGAGTCCGCGCCCGGCATCGACGCTTCCGCCGGCTCGCTCGGCCACGGCCTGCCGGTCGCTGTCGGATTGGCGCTGGCCGACCGGCTGGCGGGCCGGGACAGCCGCACCTTCGCCGTGCTCGGCGACGGCGAGTGCAACGAAGGCTCGGTGTGGGAGGCGGCGATGATGGCGTCGGCCTTGCGTCTCGGCGGCTTGACCGCCGTCGTGGATTGCAACGGCTGGCAAGGCTTCGGCCGGACCGAGGAGCTTCAACCGTTCGACCGGCTGCGGGAGCGGTGGTCTTCGTTCGGCTGGGAGACCGCAGTGGCGGACGGTCACGATATCGGGGCGCTGGCCGAGACGCTTGCGGCCCCATCGTCGACCGGCGCGCCGAAGGCCGTCCTCGCCCGGACGGTCAAGGGGTACGGCGTCGACTTCATGGCGGATACGCTGGAGTGGCACTACCGGTCGCCGAACGGCGAACAATGGCGGGAAGCGCTGCGGCAGCTCGGAGGCGACGCGAAATGA